A genomic stretch from Caldicellulosiruptoraceae bacterium PP1 includes:
- the sigG gene encoding RNA polymerase sporulation sigma factor SigG codes for MNKVDICGVNTSTLPVLSHEEKMELLLKMKNGDIEARQQFIEGNLRLVLSVVQKFINRGENLDDLFQVGCIGLIKAIDNFDLSQNVKFSTYAVPMIIGEIRRYLRDNNSIRISRSLKDTAYKALKIKEKYMNDNHKEPTLEEIASELSISKEDLVFALDSIQEPISLYEPLFQESSDTLYVVDQVSDQKSNENVWLENIALKDALRKLTKREKEILYFRFFRGKTQMEVANIIGISQAQVSRLEKSALNHIKKQM; via the coding sequence ATGAATAAGGTTGATATATGTGGTGTTAATACTTCTACTCTCCCCGTTTTAAGCCATGAAGAGAAAATGGAGCTTTTATTAAAAATGAAAAATGGAGATATTGAAGCTAGACAGCAGTTTATTGAAGGAAATTTAAGACTTGTACTAAGTGTAGTACAAAAATTCATAAATAGAGGGGAAAATCTTGATGATTTATTTCAGGTTGGATGCATTGGACTTATTAAAGCTATAGATAATTTTGATTTAAGCCAAAATGTAAAATTTTCAACATATGCAGTGCCGATGATAATAGGCGAAATTAGAAGATATTTAAGAGACAATAATTCGATTAGGATATCTAGATCATTAAAGGATACAGCATATAAAGCATTAAAAATAAAAGAAAAATATATGAATGATAACCATAAAGAGCCTACATTAGAAGAGATAGCATCTGAACTTTCAATTTCAAAAGAAGATTTGGTATTTGCACTTGATTCAATTCAAGAGCCAATTTCACTATATGAGCCATTATTTCAAGAAAGTTCTGATACACTTTATGTTGTTGATCAAGTTAGTGACCAAAAAAGCAATGAAAATGTGTGGTTAGAAAACATTGCATTAAAAGATGCTTTAAGAAAATTAACAAAAAGAGAAAAAGAAATATTATATTTTAGATTTTTCAGAGGTAAAACACAAATGGAGGTTGCAAATATCATTGGAATATCACAAGCACAAGTTTCAAGATTAGAAAAAAGTGCGTTAAATCATATAAAAAAGCAGATGTAG
- the sigE gene encoding RNA polymerase sporulation sigma factor SigE — MKKEKGLINLILKLLKKFQINLSLDEIEQIFYVGGTDFLPPPLSAEEELEVLNKIHNEKNEELKRILIERNLRLVVYIARKFENTKINLEDLVSIGTIGLIKAINTYNLEKNIKLATYASKCIENEILMFLRRNMHNKVELSIDEPLNVDWDGNELLLSDVLGTDVEVVYRKIEYEVEKETLKKAIDKLPIREKKIVELRFGFGQEGEKTQKEVADILGISQSYISRLEKKILNRLKKELAKII, encoded by the coding sequence TTGAAAAAAGAAAAAGGACTTATAAATTTAATTTTAAAACTATTAAAAAAATTTCAAATTAATTTAAGTTTAGATGAAATTGAGCAAATATTTTATGTTGGCGGTACAGATTTTCTTCCGCCACCATTAAGTGCTGAAGAAGAACTTGAGGTATTAAATAAAATCCATAATGAAAAAAATGAAGAATTAAAAAGAATACTTATTGAAAGGAATTTACGGCTTGTCGTTTATATAGCAAGAAAATTTGAAAATACTAAAATTAATTTAGAAGATTTAGTTTCTATTGGAACTATTGGTTTAATAAAAGCAATAAATACCTATAATCTCGAGAAAAATATAAAACTTGCTACATATGCATCAAAATGTATTGAAAATGAGATACTTATGTTTTTAAGAAGAAATATGCATAATAAAGTTGAACTTTCAATAGACGAACCATTAAATGTTGATTGGGATGGGAATGAATTACTACTTTCAGATGTTTTGGGAACTGATGTTGAAGTGGTTTACAGAAAAATAGAATATGAGGTTGAAAAAGAAACACTTAAAAAAGCAATTGACAAATTACCCATAAGAGAAAAAAAGATAGTTGAATTAAGGTTTGGGTTTGGGCAAGAAGGTGAAAAAACTCAAAAAGAAGTTGCTGATATTTTAGGTATATCACAATCATATATTTCAAGATTAGAAAAAAAGATTTTAAATAGATTAAAAAAAGAGTTGGCAAAAATTATATAG